Proteins found in one Pseudomonas mosselii genomic segment:
- the paaZ gene encoding phenylacetic acid degradation bifunctional protein PaaZ: MSAAPTLQSFIAGRWIGQHGAQALRSALDGQVLAYSHEERPDFAEAVDFARAQGLKQLLAMDFQQRAARLKALALYLAERKEQLYALSRHSGATRADSWIDIEGGNATLFAYSSMGRRELPSGNLVHEGPAIPLGKQGHFAGSHILVPRTGVAVHINAFNFPIWGMLEKFAPTFLAGMPCIVKPATATSYLTEAVVRLMNESGLLPAGSLQLVIGSTGDLLDRLQGQDVVTFTGSADTAAKLRVTPNLIRHSVPFTAEADSLNCAILGPDVSPDSEEFELYIKEVAREMTTKAGQKCTAIRRAIVPARHLDAVASRLRERLRKVVVGDPAVEGVRMGALASHDQQRDVGERVRQLLDSCDQLLGASDGFTPVGDGVAEGAFFAPTLLLARDPHAKGGAHDIEAFGPVSTLMAYDDLDEALALAARGKGSLVASLVTADRSVAAKAIPVAAAWHGRLLVLDSEAAKESTGHGSPLPQLKHGGPGRAGGGEELGGLRAVKHYLQRAAVQGSPSMLMAVTGEYVRGAEVIETEVHPFRRHFDDLRIGESLLTHRRTVTEADLVNFGCLSGDHFYMHFDEIAAKQSQFGKRIAHGYFVLSAAAGLFVSPGEGPVLANYGLDTLRFITPVGIGDTIQARLTCKRKIDQGKTSPQGQAQGVVAWDVEVTNQLGELVASYDILTLVLKR, from the coding sequence ATGTCCGCCGCCCCTACCCTGCAAAGCTTCATCGCCGGCCGCTGGATCGGCCAGCACGGCGCCCAGGCCCTGCGCAGCGCCCTCGACGGCCAGGTCCTGGCCTATAGCCACGAAGAGCGCCCGGACTTCGCCGAAGCCGTGGATTTCGCCCGGGCCCAGGGCCTCAAGCAGCTGCTGGCCATGGATTTCCAGCAGCGCGCCGCCCGGCTCAAGGCCCTGGCGCTGTACCTGGCCGAGCGCAAGGAGCAGCTCTACGCCCTGTCCCGCCATTCCGGCGCCACCCGCGCCGACAGCTGGATCGACATCGAGGGCGGCAACGCCACGCTGTTCGCCTATTCGAGCATGGGCCGGCGCGAGCTGCCGTCGGGCAACCTGGTGCATGAAGGGCCGGCGATCCCGTTGGGCAAGCAAGGCCACTTCGCCGGCAGCCATATCCTGGTGCCGCGCACAGGCGTGGCCGTGCATATCAACGCCTTCAACTTTCCGATCTGGGGCATGCTGGAGAAGTTCGCCCCGACCTTCCTCGCCGGCATGCCGTGCATCGTCAAGCCCGCTACCGCGACCAGCTACCTGACCGAAGCCGTGGTGCGCCTGATGAACGAATCGGGCCTGTTGCCGGCCGGCAGCCTGCAACTGGTGATCGGCAGCACGGGCGATCTGCTCGACCGCCTGCAGGGCCAGGACGTGGTGACCTTCACCGGCTCCGCCGACACGGCGGCCAAGCTGCGCGTGACCCCGAACCTGATCCGCCATTCGGTGCCCTTCACCGCCGAGGCCGACTCGCTGAACTGCGCCATCCTCGGCCCGGACGTCAGCCCCGACAGCGAGGAGTTCGAGCTGTACATCAAGGAAGTGGCGCGGGAGATGACCACCAAGGCCGGGCAGAAATGCACGGCGATCCGCCGCGCCATCGTCCCGGCCAGACACCTCGACGCGGTGGCCAGCCGCTTGCGCGAGCGCCTGCGCAAGGTGGTGGTGGGCGACCCTGCGGTCGAGGGCGTACGCATGGGCGCGCTGGCCTCCCACGACCAGCAGCGCGATGTCGGCGAGCGCGTGCGCCAGTTGCTGGACAGCTGCGACCAGTTGCTGGGCGCCAGTGACGGCTTCACCCCGGTCGGCGATGGCGTGGCCGAGGGCGCGTTCTTCGCCCCGACCCTGCTGCTGGCCCGCGACCCGCATGCCAAAGGCGGCGCCCATGACATCGAGGCGTTTGGCCCGGTGAGCACGCTGATGGCCTACGACGACCTCGACGAGGCCCTGGCCCTGGCCGCGCGAGGCAAGGGCAGCCTGGTGGCATCGCTGGTGACCGCTGACCGCTCTGTAGCGGCCAAGGCCATCCCGGTGGCGGCGGCCTGGCACGGGCGGCTGCTGGTGCTCGACAGCGAGGCAGCCAAGGAATCCACCGGGCATGGCTCGCCATTGCCGCAGCTCAAGCACGGCGGCCCCGGCCGAGCGGGTGGCGGCGAGGAGCTGGGTGGCCTGCGCGCGGTCAAGCACTACCTGCAACGCGCCGCCGTGCAAGGCTCGCCAAGCATGCTGATGGCGGTGACCGGTGAATACGTGCGCGGCGCCGAGGTGATCGAGACCGAGGTGCACCCGTTCCGTCGCCATTTCGACGACCTGCGCATCGGCGAATCGCTGCTGACCCACCGCCGCACCGTGACCGAGGCCGACCTGGTCAACTTCGGCTGCCTGTCGGGCGATCACTTCTACATGCACTTCGACGAGATCGCGGCGAAGCAGTCGCAGTTCGGCAAGCGCATTGCCCACGGTTACTTCGTGCTGTCGGCGGCGGCCGGGTTGTTCGTCAGCCCGGGCGAAGGGCCGGTGCTGGCCAACTATGGCCTGGACACGCTGCGCTTCATCACCCCGGTGGGGATCGGCGACACCATCCAGGCGCGCTTGACCTGCAAGCGCAAGATCGACCAGGGCAAGACCAGCCCGCAAGGGCAGGCGCAAGGGGTGGTGGCCTGGGATGTGGAGGTGACCAACCAACTGGGTGAGCTGGTGGCCAGTTATGACATCTTGACGTTGGTGTTGAAGCGGTAA
- a CDS encoding ATP-binding response regulator — translation MRFEKNNELDQANLRIIVASCAISYVALLGFLPGRSPATYLPVLLYYAGFVVVSIGMRQAIKRWPGHYPARRIFGMLGDYTGTCFGLVVGGETALPLYAVMVWINLGNGMRFGSRYLAIATVLALAALLVVWRLTPYWQEQPFLLPMLLTTSTLIPFYAHLLLERTRKATALAEAATREKSRFLAQASHDLRQPIHSIGLFTACLREARLGEEERRLVDSIDRSLLNVSQLFRSILDLYTLDNGRVQPKWEAFAVDGFLRELLRQNSEAARWAGVEMRLVPSHHWIRADPGMLATMVQNVLSNSFKYAAGRPLLIGVRPRGQGLAIVVCDQGRGIAEEHQGRVFEEFYRVREVRDKDVEGVGLGLAIVKRLGRLMGLEVSLRSRLGHGTCVTLKGLSRACAQVSRATVDQAVQAGLLTGLRVCLVEDDDNVLQATSALLQRWGCEVQAECSPFGLISDCDVIVADYDLGPQATGIDCIDQLRAQRGADVPALIMTGHDIDRLQGALQARGIAVLAKPVRPAELRAALRALRERGTAPVVQADA, via the coding sequence ATGAGGTTCGAGAAGAACAACGAACTGGACCAGGCCAACCTGCGCATCATCGTCGCCTCCTGCGCGATCAGCTACGTGGCGCTGTTGGGCTTCCTGCCGGGACGCTCGCCGGCCACCTACCTGCCGGTACTGCTCTACTACGCAGGTTTTGTAGTGGTGTCGATCGGCATGCGCCAGGCCATCAAGCGCTGGCCGGGGCATTACCCGGCGCGGCGGATCTTCGGCATGCTCGGCGACTACACCGGTACCTGCTTCGGCCTGGTGGTCGGCGGCGAGACCGCATTGCCGCTGTATGCGGTGATGGTATGGATCAACCTGGGCAATGGCATGCGCTTCGGCTCGCGCTACCTGGCCATCGCCACGGTGCTGGCCCTGGCCGCGTTGCTGGTGGTGTGGCGGCTGACGCCTTACTGGCAGGAACAGCCGTTCCTGCTGCCGATGCTGCTGACCACCAGCACCTTGATCCCGTTCTACGCCCACCTGCTACTGGAGCGCACGCGCAAGGCCACGGCCCTGGCCGAGGCCGCGACCCGCGAGAAATCCCGCTTCCTGGCCCAGGCCAGCCATGACCTGCGCCAGCCGATCCACTCCATCGGCCTGTTCACCGCCTGCCTGCGCGAGGCGCGCCTGGGTGAGGAGGAGCGGCGCCTGGTGGACAGCATCGACCGTTCGCTGCTCAATGTCTCGCAGCTGTTCCGCTCGATCCTCGACCTGTACACCCTGGACAACGGCCGGGTGCAGCCGAAGTGGGAGGCTTTCGCGGTGGACGGCTTTCTGCGCGAACTGCTGCGCCAGAACAGCGAGGCGGCGCGCTGGGCCGGGGTCGAGATGCGCCTGGTGCCCAGCCATCACTGGATTCGCGCCGACCCGGGCATGCTGGCGACCATGGTGCAGAACGTGCTGTCCAACAGCTTCAAGTACGCCGCCGGACGCCCGCTGCTGATCGGCGTGCGGCCTCGCGGCCAGGGCCTGGCCATTGTCGTCTGCGACCAGGGCAGAGGGATCGCCGAGGAGCACCAGGGCCGAGTGTTCGAGGAGTTCTACCGGGTGCGCGAAGTGCGCGACAAGGATGTTGAGGGCGTTGGCCTCGGCCTGGCCATCGTCAAGCGGCTGGGGCGGTTGATGGGCCTGGAGGTCAGCCTGCGCTCGCGCCTGGGGCATGGCACCTGCGTGACCTTGAAGGGGCTGTCCAGAGCCTGCGCGCAGGTGTCGCGGGCCACGGTCGACCAGGCCGTGCAGGCGGGCCTGCTCACGGGGCTGCGGGTGTGCCTGGTGGAGGATGACGACAACGTGCTGCAGGCCACTAGCGCCTTGCTGCAGCGCTGGGGATGCGAGGTGCAGGCCGAGTGTTCGCCCTTTGGCCTGATCAGTGACTGCGATGTGATCGTCGCCGACTACGACCTGGGCCCGCAGGCCACCGGCATCGACTGTATCGACCAGCTACGCGCGCAGCGCGGCGCCGATGTGCCGGCGCTGATCATGACCGGTCACGACATCGACAGGCTGCAGGGCGCCTTGCAGGCACGGGGCATCGCGGTGCTGGCCAAGCCGGTGCGACCTGCCGAGTTGCGCGCGGCGTTGCGCGCCCTGCGCGAGAGGGGAACGGCACCGGTGGTTCAGGCTGATGCCTGA
- a CDS encoding LuxR C-terminal-related transcriptional regulator: MSCRIIVADDHPLFREAMVNTVRRILPDARLEEAGSLADVLRLATLGETPDTLILDLRFPGLTCIGRLAELRLQLPRTTLIVVSMVDDPQVICEVMAAGVDGFIGKSVSPGEIGAAILAIRAGEVVVNYVPSGLLPQREASSELEQLTDRQQDVLRLIAQGKTNKEIARALDISPFTVRIHVSSLLKTLNVPTRTAAAVKYSEN, encoded by the coding sequence GTGAGTTGCCGCATCATCGTGGCGGATGACCATCCGCTGTTCAGGGAAGCCATGGTCAACACCGTGCGACGCATCCTGCCCGACGCCCGGTTGGAGGAAGCCGGCAGCCTGGCCGATGTGCTGCGCCTGGCCACACTGGGCGAGACGCCCGACACCCTGATCCTCGACCTGCGCTTTCCCGGCCTGACCTGCATCGGTCGCCTCGCCGAGCTGCGCCTGCAGTTGCCGCGCACCACGCTGATCGTGGTGTCGATGGTCGATGACCCGCAGGTCATCTGCGAAGTCATGGCTGCGGGTGTCGATGGCTTTATCGGCAAGAGCGTAAGCCCTGGGGAAATCGGCGCGGCCATCCTCGCCATTCGCGCCGGCGAGGTGGTGGTCAACTATGTGCCCAGCGGCCTGCTGCCGCAACGGGAGGCCTCCAGCGAACTGGAACAGCTCACCGACCGCCAGCAGGACGTGCTGCGCCTGATTGCCCAGGGCAAGACCAACAAGGAGATCGCACGGGCGCTGGATATCTCGCCGTTTACCGTACGCATCCATGTGTCGTCCCTGCTCAAGACCCTCAACGTACCGACCCGCACGGCGGCGGCCGTGAAGTATTCCGAAAACTGA
- a CDS encoding DUF6555 family protein has product MPSPQLYTIEYRLHGEPRRFIIRQEHMDNAEAWHWASCDAGLGIIPKFGREKIKKVSRPLAERHGITDVHWRV; this is encoded by the coding sequence ATGCCTAGTCCCCAGCTGTACACCATTGAATACCGGCTGCACGGAGAGCCACGGCGGTTCATCATCCGCCAGGAACACATGGACAATGCCGAAGCCTGGCACTGGGCCAGTTGCGATGCGGGGTTGGGGATCATTCCGAAGTTCGGGCGGGAAAAGATCAAAAAGGTCAGCCGACCGCTGGCCGAGCGGCACGGCATCACCGATGTGCACTGGCGGGTCTGA
- a CDS encoding CheR family methyltransferase, protein MKSSSKSPLASPHNPALSPSHLDFPVVGIGASAGGLEAIRRFFQHTPDNSGMAFVVVLHLSPDHQSQADRIIQAVTRMPVRQVSEPVPIERNHVYVISPANRLSTNDGYLRVSPAKRNRGDHVAIDLFFRDLADVHKDHAFCVVLSGTGSDGAVGLSRIKEQGGLTLVQAPEDAEYPDMPRAALATGMVDLLLPVDEMPARLVELWRTARQVKLPEIEDDSLPPPLGEREGDPAASDPLLDEILLTLQGETGHDFSHYKRATVLRRLERRLHVTGQTDLAGYLDFLQCHPEESRALLADMLIGVTNFFRDREAFEALQRHVMPGLVNMDAIEEAAHEVRIWSAGCSTGEEAYSLAMLVAEQLAVEQRSVQVQVFATDLDERAIGLGRAGQYPDAIATDVSAARLRQFFIKEDQHFRVRKEIREKVLFARHNLLSDPPFSQLDLIVCRNLLIYLDRDVQRDILRLFHFALRPGGHLFLGSSESTDLAADLFVAVDKRNRIFRAREVQTTSHPARLQAPEPALASPARARSSRRLSYAEIHHRALARCTPPSLVVDTEGNILHMSEGVGRFLRHAGGELSHNLLNLVIAPLRPALRSTLLQAQGSGQAVTSRRVEVNLDEYSTSVQILIQPHQDDPSGTDCLLVVFQSIEVDGNAGPSPALEQSEGMLLTNLERELHRTRLQLQETIEQSEFSSQELTASNEEMQAINEELRSASEELETSKEELQSINEELLTVNYELKTKVEETDKVNDYLSNLIASTDIATVFVDRNLCIRWFTPRATDIFSMLPVDTGRSLLDITHRLDYPGLADDARAVVERETTIEREVLGHNQHWYLARLLPYRASERHVDGTVLTFIDISQSRAAEERLRQGEERMRLVAESTHDFAIILLDEQGLITDWNTGAALIFGYGKDEVLGRHYQLIFTEQDQASGVPERELRSARLHGRGQDERWHVRKDGSRFYCSGEVSRLKGSSLRGYVKIARDLTGHKRLHDEQSKQLAESQSTSHMKDEFFAVMSHELKHPLNLIQLNAEILRRSPSVKAASAASKAIGVICDAVSSQARIIDDLLDVARIRTGKLKLKTQVIDLGTVLQGIHAVVLNEQHLCAVRLALPADGAPVHVEADGTRLEQIIWNLLNNALKFSPAGSEIRVVLARQDAHARLEVIDQGVGLTEDSLESVFDLFTQAAPQLSGNRDGLGIGLSLVRQLVEAHGGTVAAYSPGLGCGTTFTVCLPLCAPGRQAPNEASGQTSDGRLDGVKVLLVDDSVEILEVMQQLLEMEGAQVEAYSYPQAALEAAASGRYDIILSDIGMPVMDGHALIKALRALGHLRYTPAIALTGYGASADQYRSRQSGFDRHLSKPVGYDDLVEAIETLCGSEPY, encoded by the coding sequence ATGAAGTCGTCCAGCAAATCGCCCCTCGCCTCGCCGCACAATCCGGCGCTCAGCCCCAGCCACCTGGACTTCCCCGTGGTCGGCATCGGTGCCTCGGCCGGCGGCCTGGAGGCGATCCGCCGGTTCTTCCAGCACACCCCGGACAATTCCGGCATGGCGTTCGTCGTCGTGCTGCACCTGTCCCCGGACCACCAGAGCCAAGCCGACCGGATCATCCAGGCCGTCACCCGCATGCCGGTGCGCCAGGTCAGCGAGCCGGTGCCGATCGAACGCAACCATGTCTACGTGATCTCGCCGGCCAATCGCCTGTCGACCAACGACGGCTACCTGCGGGTCAGCCCGGCCAAGCGCAACCGCGGCGATCATGTGGCCATCGACCTGTTCTTCCGCGACCTGGCCGACGTGCACAAGGATCACGCTTTCTGCGTGGTGCTCTCGGGAACCGGCAGCGACGGCGCCGTAGGCCTGTCGCGCATCAAGGAGCAAGGTGGCCTGACCCTGGTGCAGGCACCCGAGGATGCCGAATACCCCGACATGCCCCGTGCGGCGCTGGCCACCGGCATGGTCGACCTGCTGCTGCCGGTGGATGAAATGCCTGCGCGCCTGGTCGAGTTGTGGCGTACGGCGCGCCAGGTGAAGTTACCGGAAATCGAAGACGACAGCCTGCCGCCACCACTGGGAGAGCGAGAGGGCGACCCGGCGGCGAGTGACCCGCTGCTGGATGAGATCCTGCTGACGTTGCAAGGCGAGACCGGCCACGACTTCAGCCATTACAAGCGTGCCACCGTGCTGCGTCGCCTGGAGCGCCGGCTGCATGTGACCGGCCAGACAGACCTGGCCGGCTATCTCGATTTCCTGCAATGCCACCCTGAGGAATCGCGGGCGCTGCTGGCCGACATGCTGATCGGGGTGACCAACTTCTTCCGCGACCGCGAGGCGTTCGAAGCGTTGCAGCGCCATGTGATGCCCGGCCTGGTCAACATGGATGCCATTGAAGAGGCGGCGCACGAAGTGCGCATCTGGTCGGCGGGCTGCTCTACCGGCGAGGAGGCCTACAGTTTGGCGATGCTGGTGGCCGAACAGTTGGCGGTGGAGCAGCGTAGCGTCCAGGTGCAGGTATTCGCGACCGACCTCGACGAACGCGCCATCGGCCTCGGCCGTGCCGGGCAGTATCCAGACGCCATCGCCACCGACGTGTCGGCGGCGCGCCTGCGCCAGTTCTTCATCAAGGAGGATCAGCACTTCCGGGTGCGCAAGGAAATCCGGGAAAAGGTTCTGTTCGCCCGTCATAACCTGCTATCCGATCCACCGTTCTCCCAACTCGACCTGATCGTTTGCCGCAACCTGCTGATCTACCTGGACCGCGATGTGCAACGCGACATCCTGCGCCTGTTCCATTTCGCCCTGCGTCCAGGCGGCCATCTGTTCCTGGGCAGCTCCGAGTCGACGGACCTTGCGGCCGACCTGTTCGTCGCCGTGGACAAACGCAACCGCATCTTCCGCGCCCGGGAGGTGCAGACCACCAGCCATCCGGCGCGCCTGCAGGCCCCGGAACCTGCGCTCGCGTCACCTGCCCGGGCACGTAGCAGTCGCCGCTTGTCCTACGCCGAGATCCATCACCGTGCCCTCGCCCGCTGCACGCCGCCCAGCCTGGTGGTCGATACCGAGGGCAATATCCTGCACATGAGCGAAGGCGTCGGACGCTTCCTGCGTCACGCGGGTGGCGAGCTCAGCCACAACCTGCTCAACCTGGTCATCGCCCCGTTACGGCCCGCCCTGCGCAGCACCTTGCTGCAAGCGCAAGGCAGCGGCCAGGCGGTGACCTCGCGCAGGGTCGAGGTCAACCTCGACGAATACTCGACCTCGGTGCAGATCCTGATCCAACCCCACCAGGATGACCCCAGTGGCACCGACTGCCTTCTGGTGGTGTTCCAGAGCATCGAAGTCGACGGCAATGCAGGCCCCAGCCCTGCTCTCGAGCAGAGCGAAGGCATGTTGTTGACCAACCTGGAGCGCGAACTGCATCGCACACGGCTGCAATTGCAGGAAACCATCGAGCAATCGGAGTTTTCCAGCCAGGAGCTGACCGCTTCCAACGAGGAAATGCAGGCGATCAACGAGGAGCTGCGCTCGGCCAGCGAGGAGCTGGAAACCAGCAAGGAAGAGCTGCAGTCGATCAACGAAGAGCTGCTGACGGTCAACTACGAGCTCAAGACCAAGGTCGAGGAAACCGACAAGGTCAACGACTACCTGAGCAACCTGATCGCCTCGACCGACATCGCCACGGTGTTCGTCGACCGCAACCTGTGCATCCGCTGGTTCACCCCCCGGGCCACCGACATCTTCAGCATGTTGCCGGTGGACACCGGCCGTTCGCTGCTCGACATCACCCATCGCCTGGACTACCCAGGCCTGGCTGACGATGCCCGTGCGGTGGTCGAACGCGAGACCACCATCGAACGCGAAGTGCTCGGCCACAACCAGCACTGGTACCTGGCCCGCCTGCTGCCCTACCGGGCCAGCGAGCGCCACGTCGACGGCACCGTACTGACCTTCATCGACATCAGCCAGAGCCGCGCCGCGGAGGAACGCCTGCGCCAGGGCGAGGAACGCATGCGCCTGGTGGCGGAAAGCACCCATGACTTCGCCATCATCCTGCTTGACGAACAAGGCCTGATCACCGACTGGAACACGGGGGCCGCGCTGATTTTCGGCTATGGCAAGGACGAGGTCCTCGGCCGCCACTACCAGCTGATCTTCACCGAACAGGACCAGGCCAGCGGCGTGCCGGAGCGTGAACTGCGCAGCGCCCGCCTCCATGGTCGTGGTCAGGACGAGCGCTGGCACGTACGCAAGGATGGCAGCCGTTTCTATTGCAGCGGCGAGGTGTCGCGCCTCAAGGGCAGCAGCTTGCGGGGCTACGTCAAGATCGCCCGCGACCTCACCGGCCACAAGCGCCTGCACGACGAGCAGAGCAAGCAACTGGCCGAGTCGCAGAGCACCAGTCACATGAAGGACGAGTTTTTCGCCGTCATGTCCCATGAACTCAAGCACCCGCTGAACCTGATCCAGCTCAACGCCGAGATCCTGCGGCGGTCGCCGTCGGTGAAAGCCGCCAGCGCTGCCAGCAAGGCCATCGGCGTTATCTGCGACGCGGTCTCCAGTCAAGCGCGGATCATCGACGATCTGCTTGATGTCGCTCGCATCCGCACCGGCAAACTCAAGCTCAAGACCCAGGTGATCGACCTGGGCACGGTACTTCAGGGGATCCATGCTGTGGTGCTTAACGAACAGCATCTTTGCGCCGTGCGCCTGGCACTGCCTGCGGATGGCGCGCCTGTTCACGTGGAGGCCGATGGCACGCGGCTCGAGCAGATCATCTGGAATCTGCTGAACAACGCATTGAAATTCAGCCCCGCAGGCAGCGAGATTCGCGTGGTACTCGCCAGACAGGACGCCCATGCCCGCCTGGAGGTGATCGATCAGGGTGTCGGCCTGACCGAGGACAGCCTGGAGAGCGTTTTCGACCTGTTCACCCAGGCCGCCCCACAGCTGTCCGGCAACCGCGACGGCCTGGGTATCGGCCTGTCACTGGTGCGCCAGCTGGTCGAGGCCCATGGCGGGACGGTGGCGGCGTATTCCCCGGGGCTGGGTTGCGGCACGACCTTCACGGTCTGCCTGCCACTGTGCGCGCCCGGGCGTCAGGCCCCGAACGAGGCATCCGGGCAGACCAGCGACGGCCGCCTGGACGGCGTCAAGGTGCTGCTGGTGGACGACTCGGTGGAAATACTCGAGGTCATGCAGCAGTTGCTGGAGATGGAAGGCGCGCAAGTCGAGGCCTATAGCTATCCGCAAGCGGCGCTGGAGGCCGCCGCCAGCGGGCGCTACGATATCATCCTGTCCGATATCGGCATGCCGGTGATGGACGGCCACGCCCTGATCAAGGCGCTGCGTGCCCTGGGGCACCTGCGCTACACGCCGGCCATTGCCCTGACCGGCTATGGTGCCAGCGCCGACCAGTACCGCTCACGCCAATCAGGCTTCGACCGGCACCTGAGCAAACCGGTGGGGTACGACGACCTGGTCGAGGCCATAGAGACATTGTGCGGATCGGAGCCCTATTGA
- a CDS encoding ATP-dependent Clp protease proteolytic subunit → MARHIIHYTGPINSATCGNLINTCSKALQQGAELLQVNIATMGGECSYGFTLYNFLRALPVPVHTHNLGTVESMGNILFLAGVHRTACACSKFLFHPFHWTLHGSVDHARMAEYAMSLDYDLRLYAQIVAERTEGASDVLDVPRYLMAYPRILGPEEALVSGMIHAIDELPIAADAVQWSVHA, encoded by the coding sequence ATGGCCAGACATATCATCCACTACACCGGCCCGATCAACTCCGCGACCTGCGGCAATCTGATCAATACCTGCTCCAAGGCCCTGCAGCAGGGCGCCGAGCTGTTGCAAGTGAACATCGCCACCATGGGCGGCGAATGCAGCTACGGCTTTACCCTGTACAACTTCCTGCGCGCCTTGCCGGTGCCGGTGCATACCCACAACCTGGGCACGGTCGAGTCGATGGGCAACATCCTGTTTCTGGCCGGTGTTCACCGTACCGCCTGTGCCTGCAGCAAGTTCCTGTTCCATCCCTTCCACTGGACCTTGCACGGCTCGGTGGACCATGCGCGCATGGCCGAATACGCCATGAGCCTGGACTACGACCTGCGCCTGTATGCGCAGATCGTCGCCGAACGAACCGAAGGCGCCAGCGACGTGCTGGACGTGCCGCGTTACTTGATGGCCTATCCGCGTATCCTGGGGCCGGAGGAGGCCCTGGTCAGCGGGATGATCCACGCCATCGACGAATTGCCCATCGCTGCGGATGCGGTGCAATGGAGCGTGCATGCATGA
- a CDS encoding low affinity iron permease family protein, with the protein MKFDRFAQWLASHSGRPVTFVIALMLIIAWGVSGPLFHFNDTWQLVINTSTTIITFLMVFLIQNTQNRDNDELHIKIDELLRTTKRAHKALLDLEDMGPAELHALRKHYQQIGEHDLAAPGSDLAQKHTPD; encoded by the coding sequence ATGAAATTCGACCGGTTTGCCCAATGGCTGGCCAGCCACAGTGGACGCCCGGTGACCTTCGTCATCGCATTGATGCTGATCATCGCCTGGGGCGTCAGCGGGCCATTGTTCCACTTCAACGACACCTGGCAACTGGTGATCAATACCTCGACCACGATCATCACCTTCCTCATGGTGTTCCTGATCCAGAACACCCAGAACCGCGACAACGATGAGCTGCACATCAAGATCGACGAGCTGCTGCGCACCACCAAGCGGGCGCACAAGGCCCTGCTCGACCTCGAAGACATGGGGCCGGCCGAACTGCATGCGCTGCGCAAGCATTACCAGCAGATCGGCGAGCACGACCTGGCGGCGCCGGGCAGTGACCTTGCGCAAAAGCACACGCCTGACTGA
- a CDS encoding type 1 glutamine amidotransferase domain-containing protein, whose protein sequence is MTAQLNGKRVAFLVTDGFEQVELTGPREALETNGAVIDILSDKEGTVRGWNHDKPADEFAVDATFESAHLDLYDAIVVPGGVQNSDTIRLMPAAQKLVKSHDSASRPLAVICHGAWLLVSSDLAKGRRMTSYKTLQDDIRNAGGNWVNEEVVVDGNLITSRQPDDIPAFNEQLIKALAGS, encoded by the coding sequence ATGACTGCTCAACTGAATGGCAAGCGCGTTGCCTTCCTGGTCACTGATGGTTTTGAACAGGTGGAACTGACGGGGCCTCGCGAAGCGCTCGAAACAAATGGAGCGGTAATCGACATTCTGAGTGACAAGGAGGGAACCGTTCGCGGCTGGAACCATGACAAGCCTGCCGATGAGTTTGCGGTGGACGCCACCTTCGAGAGCGCCCACCTTGATCTTTACGATGCCATTGTGGTGCCGGGGGGCGTACAGAACTCCGATACCATTCGCCTGATGCCTGCAGCGCAGAAATTGGTGAAAAGCCACGACTCGGCAAGCAGACCCTTGGCGGTCATTTGCCATGGCGCTTGGCTGCTGGTATCGAGTGATCTGGCCAAAGGCAGACGGATGACCAGCTACAAGACCTTGCAGGATGATATTCGCAACGCTGGCGGCAACTGGGTAAATGAAGAAGTGGTGGTGGACGGCAATCTGATTACCAGTCGCCAGCCAGACGATATTCCGGCCTTCAACGAGCAGTTGATCAAGGCGCTGGCCGGTAGCTAG